In one Phyllostomus discolor isolate MPI-MPIP mPhyDis1 chromosome 8, mPhyDis1.pri.v3, whole genome shotgun sequence genomic region, the following are encoded:
- the KRT24 gene encoding keratin, type I cytoskeletal 24 yields MSCSSRISSSRAGGSSAVRVSAGSGSFSSRSKCGLGSSSAQGFRGGAGSSSGLSGGLSGGFGGGFGSCSVGGGFGGASGSGLGVGKGSGFGGGSGFSGGLGFGGGSGFGGGSGFGGGATGGFCGFGGGAGGGIGDGGLFSGSEKQTMQNLNDRLANYLDKVRALEEANSDLENRIKEWYDKYGCRSGTEGSGRDYSKYYPIIEELRNQIITATIENAGIVLQIDNARLAADDFRLKYENELHLRQAVEADTNGLRKVLGELSLTRSDLQMQVESLTEELAFLKQNHEEEMKNMQGSSGGDVTVEMNAAPGTDLTKLLNDMREQYEELAEQNRREAEEQFHKQSASLQAQISTDAGAASSARSEITELKRTLQALEIELQSQLAMKNSLEGTLADTEANYMAQLSEIQMQISSLEEQICQIRGETECQNAEYEQLLDIKTLLEMEIETYRRLLDGEGGGSGFGGSDFRKWGSRSMGSRNTESRDSMSGDSKSESCSSQGRDPSKTRVTKTIIEEVVDGKIVSSKVSNVSEVKVN; encoded by the exons ATGTCCTGTTCCTCTCGGATCTCCTCCTCCCGGGCTGGAGGCAGCAGCGCGGTCAGGGTGTCCGCTGGGAGCGGCAGcttcagcagcagaagcaaaTGTGGGCTGGGGAGCAGCTCCGCCCAGGGCTTCCGAGGAGGAGCTGGCAGCAGCTCCGGCCTGAGTGGGGGGTTGAGCGGTGGCTTTGGAGGGGGTTTTGGTAGCTGCTCAGTAGGGGGTGGTTTTGGAGGAGCTTCGGGTTCTGGTCTTGGCGTTGGTAAGGGTTCCGGCTTTGGTGGGGGTTCTGGATTCAGTGGGGGTCTTGGATTTGGTGGTGGATCTGGGTTCGGTGGCGGTTCTGGGTTCGGTGGTGGCGCTACTGGAGGCTTCTGCGGCTTTGGTGGTGGTGCGGGTGGCGGCATTGGCGATGGAGGGCTTTTCTCTGGAAGTGAAAAGCAGACCATGCAGAACCTCAACGACCGCCTGGCCAATTACCTAGACAAGGTCAGAGCCCTGGAGGAGGCCAACAGTGACCTGGAGAACAGAATCAAGGAGTGGTATGACAAGTATGGGTGCCGGTCTGGCACCGAGGGCTCTGGCAGAGATTATAGCAAATACTATCCAATCATCGAAGAGCTCAGAAATCAG ATCATTACTGCCACTATTGAAAACGCTGGGATCGTCTTGCAGATTGACAACGCCAGGCTGGCTGCTGATGACTTCCGGCTGAA GTACGAGAACGAGCTGCACCTCCGGCAGGCCGTGGAGGCCGACACCAACGGCCTCCGCAAGGTCCTGGGCGAGCTGAGCCTGACTCGCTCCGACCTGCAAATGCAGGTCGAGAGCCTCACGGAGGAGCTGGCCTTCCTGAAGCAGAACCACGAGGAG GAAATGAAGAACATGCAAGGCAGCTCTGGAGGGGACGTGACGGTAGAAATGAATGCCGCCCCGGGAACCGACCTGACCAAGCTACTGAATGACATGCGGGAGCAGTATGAGGAGCTGGCCGAGCAGAACCGCCGCGAGGCCGAGGAGCAGTTCCACAAGCAG AGTGCCTCGCTGCAAGCACAGATCTCCACTGACGCTGGGGCGGCCAGTTCCGCCAGGAGTGAGATCACAGAATTGAAACGGACCCTGCAGGCCCTGGAAATTGAGCTCCAGTCCCAGCTGGCCATG AAAAACTCCCTGGAGGGGACCCTGGCCGACACGGAGGCCAACTACATGGCTCAGCTGTCAGAAATTCAGATGCAGATCAGCAGCTTGGAAGAGCAGATCTGTCAGATCCGGGGCGAGACCGAATGCCAGAATGCAGAGTACGAGCAACTGCTGGACATCAAGACCCTCCTGGAGATGGAGATCGAGACCTACCGCCGCCTGCTGGACGGAGAGGGAGG tGGTTCTGGTTTTGGAGGATCTGATTTTAGAAAATGGGGATCCAGAAGCATGGGGTCCAGAAACACGGAATCCAGGGATTCCATGTCGGGTGACTCAAAATCTGAAAGCTGTTCTAGCCAAGGAAGAG ATCCCAGCAAGACGAGAGTGACTAAGACCATCATAGAGGAGGTGGTGGATGGCAAAATCGTCTCATCTAAAGTCAGCAATGTTTCTGAGGTGAAAGTCAACTGA
- the LOC114503068 gene encoding keratin, type I cytoskeletal 25, producing MSLRLSSGSRRAGPRPTTGSLRLSSAGASFGAGNACSLPGIGSGFSCAFGGSALGGNAGGSNSCAGFAVNEGGLLSGNEKVTMQNLNDRLASYLDNVRALEEANADLEQKIKGWYEKFGPGSCRGLDHDYSRYLPIIDDLKSQIIASTTSNANAVLQIDNARLTADDFRLKYENELALHQSVESDVNGLRRVLDEITLCRTDLEIQYETLSEEMTYLKKNHKEEMQVLQCAAGGNVNVEMNAAPGVDLTVLLNNMRAEYEALAEQNRRDAEAWFNEKSASLQQQISEDVGATTSARNELTEMKRNLQTLEIELQSLLATKHSLECSLTETEGNYCAQLAQIQAQIGALEEQLHQVRTETEGQKLEYEQLLDIKVHLEKEIETYCLLIGGDDGACKSGGHKTKDYGPGNAGGQVKDPAKAIVVKKVLEEVDQRSKILSTRLHSLEEKSQSN from the exons ATGTCTCTGCGACTCTCCAGTGGCTCCAGGAGGGCGGGTCCCCGCCCCACTACGGGATCGCTCAGGCTCTCTAGTGCGGGAGCCTCCTTCGGGGCTGGCAACGCTTGCAGCCTGCCTGGGATTGGCAGTGGCTTCTCCTGCGCCTTCGGGGGCAGCGCGCTGGGAGGAAATGCAGGCGGAAGCAATTCCTGTGCGGGCTTCGCGGTGAACGAGGGCGGCCTCCTCTCGGGCAACGAGAAGGTGACCATGCAGAACCTCAACGACCGCCTGGCCTCCTACCTGGACAACGTGCGCGCCCTGGAGGAGGCCAACGCCGACCTGGAGCAGAAGATCAAGGGCTGGTATGAGAAATTTGGGCCGGGCTCTTGCCGGGGGCTGGATCACGACTACAGTAGATACCTCCCTATAATCGATGATCTCAAAAGTCAG ATCATCGCTTCCACCACCAGCAACGCTAATGCTGTCCTCCAGATCGATAACGCCAGGCTGACCGCCGACGACTTCCGGCTCAA GTACGAAAATGAGCTGGCGCTTCACCAGAGTGTAGAGAGCGACGTCAACGGGCTGCGCAGGGTTCTGGATGAAATCACCCTGTGCAGGACGGACCTGGAGATTCAGTACGAAACCCTGAGCGAGGAGATGACCTACCTCAAGAAGAACCACAAAGAG GAAATGCAAGTTCTGCAGTGCGCCGCGGGGGGCAACGTGAACGTGGAGATGAACGCGGCGCCCGGGGTGGACCTCACGGTCCTGCTGAACAACATGCGGGCTGAGTACGAAGCCCTCGCGGAGCAGAACCGCCGGGACGCGGAGGCCTGGTTCAACGAGAAG AGCGCTTCGCTGCAACAGCAGATCTCTGAGGATGTCGGAGCCACAACCTCTGCCCGGAATGAGCTGACTGAGATGAAGCGCAACCTCCAGACGCTGGAAATTGAACTTCAGTCTCTCCTGGCCACG AAACACTCCCTGGAGTGCTCCTTGACGGAGACGGAAGGCAACTACTGTGCGCAGCTGGCCCAGATCCAGGCTCAGATCGGGGCCCTGGAGGAGCAGCTGCACCAGGTCCGGACCGAGACCGAGGGCCAGAAGCTGGAGTACGAGCAGCTGCTGGACATCAAGGTGCACCTGGAGAAAGAAATCGAGACCTACTGCCTCCTCATCGGTGGAGATGATGG GGCTTGCAAGTCTGGAGGCCACAAGACCAAAGACTATGGACCTGGAAATGCGGGAGGTCAAGTCAAAG atcCGGCCAAAGCCATAGTGGTTAAGAAGGTCCTTGAGGAGGTAGACCAGCGCAGCAAAATCCTGAGCACCAGGCTGCACTCGCTGGAAGAGAAATCCCAGAGCAATTAG
- the LOC114503427 gene encoding keratin, type I cytoskeletal 26-like yields MSFPLARGAGQVCSGADCGRGSGGGTGFGAGTVCGGAGAGGSFSCTLGSASSGGGFYGGGGGGGLGSGIWAGFLGNERGLLYGNEKAAMQNLNDRLASYLDHVRALEDANTDLEQKIRDWYESYGPGSFPGLDHDYSAYSSVIEDLKRQIISVTTCNASVVLQNENARLTADDFRLKYENELALHQSIETDISGLHRVMDELTLCTASLEIQCETLSEELTYLKKTHEEEMGVLRCSAVGNVNVEMNAAPGVDLTVLLNNMRAEYEDLAEQNRQEAEAWFNEKSALLQQQISDEAGAATVARNELMEQKRNLQTWEIELQSLRATKHSYECSLAETEGHYRLQLQQVQDQIGAMEKQLQQIRMETAGQKLEYEQLLDIKIILEKEIETYCTLIDGEERKNKSTCGKSKACEPVNSENQVQDSKEETAIKTVAEELDQLSNVLLLRVRSLEEKPSQISNITVEQRGPSKTP; encoded by the exons ATGTCCTTTCCACTCGCCAGGGGAGCGGGGCAGGTCTGCTCTGGAGCGGACTGTGGCCGGGGATCAGGTGGAGGAACAGGCTTCGGGGCCGGGACTGTGTGCGGCGGGGCGGGAGCCGGAGGCAGCTTTTCCTGTACTCTCGGGAGCGCCTCTTCCGGAGGCGGTTTctacggcggcggcggcggtggagGGTTGGGAAGTGGGATCTGGGCTGGGTTTCTTGGAAATGAGCGCGGCCTCCTCTACGGGAACGAAAAGGCGGCCATGCAGAACCTCAACGACCGCCTGGCGTCCTACCTGGACCACGTGCGAGCTCTGGAGGACGCGAACACGGACCTCGAGCAGAAAATCAGGGACTGGTACGAGAGCTACGGGCCTGGTTCTTTCCCGGGGCTGGATCACGACTATAGTGCATATTCCTCAGTCATCGAAGATCTTAAAAGGCAG ATCATTTCTGTGACCACCTGCAACGCCAGCGTTGTCCTTCAGAATGAAAATGCCAGACTGACCGCTGATGACTTCAGGCTGAA GTATGAAAACGAGCTTGCACTGCACCAGAGCATTGAGACGGACATCAGTGGGCTGCACAGAGTGATGGATGAGCTGACCCTTTGTACAGCCAGCCTGGAGATCCAGTGTGAGACCCTCAGCGAGGAATTGACATACCTGAAGAAAACTCACGAGGAG GAAATGGGAGTCCTGCGGTGCTCAGCCGTGGGGAACGTGAATGTGGAAATGAACGCGGCCCCTGGAGTGGACCTAACGGTTCTGTTGAACAACATGAGGGCCGAGTATGAGGACCTGGCCGAGCAGAACCGCCAAGAAGCCGAGGCCTGGTTTAACGAGAAG AGCGCTTTGCTGCAACAGCAAATTTCTGATGAGGCGGGAGCAGCCACGGTGGCCAGAAATGAGCTGATGGAACAGAAACGCAATCTGCAAACCTGGGAAATAGAACTTCAGTCCCTCAGGGCCACG AAACATTCCTACGAATGCTCCTTGGCCGAGACCGAAGGTCATTACCGCCTTCAGCTCCAGCAAGTCCAGGATCAAATCGGGGCGATGGAGAAACAGCTCCAGCAGATCCGAATGGAAACGGCAGGCCAGAAGCTGGAGTATGAACAGCTTCtagatatcaaaataattttagaaaaagaaattgaaacttactGCACACTAATAGATGGAGAAGAAAG AAAAAACAAGTCTACTTGTGGCAAATCAAAAGCGTGTGAGCCCGTAAATTCTGAAAATCAAGTCCAAG acTCAAAAGAAGAAACTGCTATTAAAACAGTGGCCGAGGAACTAGATCAACTCAGCAATGTCCTTTTGTTGAGGGTCCGCTCATTGGAAGAAAAAccctctcaaataagcaatatTACAGTGGAACAACGAGGGCCTTCAAAAACACCATAA